One stretch of Cryptosporangium aurantiacum DNA includes these proteins:
- a CDS encoding PadR family transcriptional regulator, whose translation MSLRMALIGMLAANGPASGYELTKLFDSSINRVWQAKHSQIYPELAKLVETGAAVVEDAGDGRGRKIYTVTQAGRDEVVRWLSADASPRSVRNETALRAFLIPVLDPREAASIMRAEAAQHAALLRDLTALKEAIAASQGSENPAFGAYALDLGIRSARLLRDWAGDTAIDLEKRASATN comes from the coding sequence ATGTCGTTGCGGATGGCCCTCATCGGGATGCTGGCGGCCAACGGCCCCGCCTCGGGTTACGAACTCACCAAACTGTTCGACAGCTCGATCAATCGCGTGTGGCAGGCCAAGCACAGCCAGATCTATCCCGAGTTGGCCAAGCTGGTCGAGACCGGAGCGGCGGTCGTCGAGGACGCCGGAGACGGGCGGGGACGCAAGATCTACACGGTCACGCAGGCCGGGCGGGACGAGGTCGTGCGATGGCTGAGCGCCGACGCGAGCCCGCGGAGCGTCCGCAACGAGACGGCACTCCGCGCGTTCCTGATCCCGGTCCTCGACCCCCGGGAAGCGGCGTCGATCATGCGGGCCGAAGCCGCCCAGCACGCCGCGCTGCTCCGTGACCTGACCGCGCTCAAGGAGGCCATCGCGGCATCCCAGGGCTCGGAGAACCCGGCCTTCGGGGCCTACGCGCTGGACCTCGGGATCCGCAGCGCACGCTTGCTGCGGGACTGGGCCGGCGACACCGCGATCGACCTGGAGAAGCGGGCCTCCGCGACGAACTAG